CATGAAGTTATTGAGAGTTTTCCGTCGAATGTAACGAGATTACTTCAGGTTGATAGGCTTGTGTTGATTGATGCAAGTGTATATGCAGAAGGTACAGGAAACTTAGCTACCCTACCAAGATTGATTGCCTATGCTGGGGTGAGTCTTTGCTCACTTCTGTAAACATTCCATCAAATATCTTAATGCTAAGCATTTTTACCGAGTGTTCGATTTTCTGCAATTACAAGACAACCATAACTTTTCCTTCATCTGTACATCCCTTTTCCATCCATGGAAGGTATCATTATGCCacatgtaacagcccaaacccgctagcagatattgtcctctttgggcttttcctctaggttttaaaacgggtTTGCTgggggagagatttccacacttttataaagaatgcttcattcccctctccaaccgatgtgggatctcacgccACCACTACTAGCTTCCATAATAATTCTTCTgttaaaatattcttgaagAGAATCATTCCTCTAATTTTcgatttacaaatttaatcttttgtaACGCAATTTGCGGTTCCATGGAGGAAAGATTTTTACccacttttcttcttttctaaaatatcttcTTGGAGAGAATTGATTGCGTTTGTTGGTTTGTAATGTATAGTTGTAATTGTTTAACTTATTTTGATCAGGTATTTCTATTGAAGAGCATTCCCCTGCGCTTATATGTGAACGTTTTGGCCTTCACTGGCATATCACTTAGTACTAGCCTAGATTGGGTCAATGTAAGTTTTCCCCTACATCAAGGAGgatatatatcatatatttgttGACTTGCCTGAGTACTTTGTGAAATTGGAAGGCTTAATTGACATAAAGCTAAAATGCTCTGTGTCCATAGCCAATTGACTCACCCCCTGCTCCAACTGTTCTCCTTCTATCCCTCCTTATTAGATTGGCCGCCTGCACTGTTTATTACCTTGGTGGGAGGATGCGACTGTCAGTTTTATGTTAAGTGGAGGATATAATGTCAGCAGCCAGATTGAAAAGGTTAGTACAATTCTTTATGCTATTATATGGTTGATGCAAAATGCAATGTTCTAAGTCACGACGTATCGAGTTCTTAGTATTTTAAATTGCAAGAATGTTAGTGAGGGACATAAGGAAAAGGTACCGTTCCTCATCAAGGGTCGTCGAATAGAATTTTCCCTAAGGTCTTGAATGAATAACTACTAGTGTCTTTTCATAtgcttcatttttcaattctcatATCCACATTTGAGGATCTTTGGGTACTGATTATTActtgcatttttgttttataggtGAAGCAGAAAACGCTTATTATATGGGGTGAGGATGATCAGATCATCAGCAACAAGCTTGCAGTGGTTAGTGTTTACTGTTTATTGCAATTctgaaaaatgagattgagataaaaaattgaattgggttgaCAGAAAAGACTGATAAACAGTGAAAGATCTAGAACTatagattgtttttttttccttccataaGAACTATAGATTATTTTTATGCGATCTTTTAAACAAAACTTAAAGATAAAACTGATACAAAAGTTAAAAcatcatatatttataattactaTCGTATGTAGATCATAAATAAGTATTGTTAGAAATGGAATAAGCTCACATTTTTGGAGAATGCAGAGGCTGCACTGTGAACTGCCAAATGCATTCATTCGTCAAATACCTGAGTGCGGCCACCTTCCTCATGTGGAAAAGCCAAATTTTGTTGCCAAATTGATTACTCAATTTGTTCATGAAGATTCCAGAAAAAAGGTTCCGTATGTTAATAatgcataattttttattttttatttttgttggatttgttttataatatgaTGGTGTGTTAtgtgtatatttattttttgtatttataatattgttATTGGCTTATGTTCTTTGATCCATTCGGTAgacaattatttgattatgtcATTTTGGGCTTTGCTCTAACCGAAGCTATTGCATTGTTTGCTCCAATGGTCTTTCAGACCATCAAGCTTATAAGCTTAGTCTTCACATACTTCCATTTCTAAATCTAACTCAAGGGCAGCTTTCTATAAGGTGTGATGCAGTGTCAAACCAAATTATTCAACAAAAGCTCAaccttgaaaaagaaaggtggTAGGTCGATGTTGAATGCTTTAACTTGGCCATTGAAGTAGGCAAAGACTTGACAAAGGTTAGGTTCAATTATTGCCTTTTCAAATCATGAAGTACTACTCTTAGTATGcctacacgttttaaaactctaGCAGCGCTGGGCTGCGACTCATTGTTGAATCCTATTTGAAATAGATACTCACTTTCCACAAGTCTCCTCAGTAGGAAGCACATAGGACTAACTCTTTAGGGCATCGTAAGCGTGGCCACAACAGTTCGTATTGATCAGTGCAAGTATGTGCACTCATTAATATTTAGGATTTGGTTAGATTTAGATTGAAATTAGAACAAAGTTATTCAGAAGGAtgaattgtttaattttttttttcttttttgtttttttttttttggttaagtAATGATTTGTTGTCTTTATTTTCTGAACACCAACagatttctttatttagtttcAGTTTTTGAAGTTGAACTAAGATTCTAAAAACATGTTCAGAAATTCATTCATAAGACACTATGAATCTTGAGagatttaacattaaaaaattgttatcaaacaaatttttaaatagcaTTTACTCATCATATTCATGAGCATGAGTCTATTGCAATAAAACAACTAGTTGGTAATGGTAGTTAGTTCATTAGTCTATTCACAGCACCAAATGTCAAGTGCTGTTTGGATGAGTTTCCaaacacaaatttttaaaaaattatataaaaaaaaaaaaaaaaaaaccattattGAAGTTAGTATCATCATGTGGTTTTCATTCCATCTCTTGTCCCACCCATGTGATCCTCCATTCACCCAAATTTAGATACTTGGCCATTCCTTTGACTCACCGAAAAAATCAACGAATTGGCCTATTTCTTGTGTGTACTcattgaagtttttaaaaaagtgaTGTTTGGAATGAATGCTTACTTAGTTCTAGCGCTAAATGCACAAAAGGAGTAGACATCGTTGTACCCCTCAATGATTCTAGAAGAGCTGTATGTGACATTACCACTCATACAACTCCCGACCTACAAGTAGTTAGCCTTCCTCAACAAATAATGGAAGTACGGGTGAATGAATATCAAATACATCCTCCGAATAATTCAAATCGAACCAATTGGATGTCTTGGCAGCTAAGTCCTTGCTTTAGAACAAAGAATGAAAgctaacataacatttcactGTTTTCGTTCTAACTTTTGAGCATATGGACGGTAACGAGAGTAACGCAACTcataaactttattataaaataaagaaattaataatgaaCAAAGAACAGAATTATTGATTAGAGGGTGCAAAGTCCCATCCTTTCTCTTCTCCACATCAAAGGACATTAGAAAATAATCTTCCCAGCTTTGCATCCATCCATCCAAACAAATCAACTAATGACCTCAATTGTTAACCTTGGACTTAACAGAACATTGACCACCAAAATGTGACAGTGGCTGTGAAGAAGAACAAGTTAAAGGCTGCTGCAGTGAGACCTGCAGCAGCACTGCCATCCATGTTATTACCGCTACCACCGAAACCGACACTACCTGTCGGGCTTATCCCGCTCCCAAACACCGAGGGGGAGGTTGTGGTCGAGGGTGGTGGTGTCGACGGGTTTGTGGTGGTTCCCAGTGTTGTGCTGGGCACGGTGGTAAACGGGGTGGTGCTGGTTGGAGTTCCTGTGTTGCTGGAAACAGAGAAGGGTGTTCATTTGTTTATGTCATTGTCACTAATGCAAACTTGAATGGTTAATTTTTCATTGGACATTTTCCATCTAGATTAAGTTATCAAGAACAGTAACT
The nucleotide sequence above comes from Cucurbita pepo subsp. pepo cultivar mu-cu-16 chromosome LG11, ASM280686v2, whole genome shotgun sequence. Encoded proteins:
- the LOC111805886 gene encoding uncharacterized protein LOC111805886 isoform X1 → MLSLAVAASWCSAPPLMQWKKPKRLGVILNKFPSFLPKEVDNIKDQFARELATRFERLPVSFSDSCIMSSCVKPSIQSKESPVVLLHGFDSSCLEWRYTYPLLEEAGFETWAVDILGWGFSDLERLPPCDVTSKRVHLYQLWKSYIKRPMVLVGPSLGAAVAIDFAVNYPEAVDRLVLIDASVYAEGTGNLATLPRLIAYAGVFLLKSIPLRLYVNVLAFTGISLSTSLDWVNIGRLHCLLPWWEDATVSFMLSGGYNVSSQIEKVKQKTLIIWGEDDQIISNKLAVRLHCELPNAFIRQIPECGHLPHVEKPNFVAKLITQFVHEDSRKKLSIRCDAVSNQIIQQKLNLEKERW